In Carya illinoinensis cultivar Pawnee chromosome 16, C.illinoinensisPawnee_v1, whole genome shotgun sequence, a single window of DNA contains:
- the LOC122298664 gene encoding mannose-P-dolichol utilization defect 1 protein homolog 2-like, whose amino-acid sequence MDFSCAVGSLRHVIVPDKDCLLPLISKLVGYCIVAASTTVKLPQIIKILKHKSVRGLSVVAFELDVVGYTIALAYCLHKGLPFSAYGELTFILIQAIILIATIYYYSQPLGTKTWVRALLYCALAPTILAGQIDPVLFEVLYAFQLAIFFFAKIAQIWNNFSNRSTGELSFLTCLMNFAGSMVRVFTSIQERAPRSVLLGAVIGITTTVTILIQMIMYQKPQAKPEKKIK is encoded by the exons ATGGATTTCAGCTGTGCTGTGGGATCTCTCCGCCACGTTATAGTCCCAGACAAAGACTGCTTGCTGCCTCTCATTTCCAAGCTCGTCGGCTATTGCATTGTTGCCGCTTCCACCACCGTCAAGCTCCCCCAG ATAATAAAAATTCTGAAACATAAAAGTGTCAGAGGCCTTAGTGTTGTAGCCTTTGAGCTTGACGTAGTCGGCTACACCATTGCTTTGGCATATTGTCTTCACAAAGGACTTCCCTTTTCAGCTTATGGGGAGttgacatttattttaattcaag CTATAATATTAATTGCCACGATTTACTATTATTCTCAACCTTTGGGTACTAAAACATGGGTCAGGGCATTACT ATATTGTGCTCTAGCACCAACTATCCTAGCTGGTCAGATTGATCCTGTTCTCTTTGAGGTCCTCTAT GCATTTCAGCTTGCAATTTTTTTCTTCGCCAAGATTGCACAAATATGGAACAACTTTTCT AACAGAAGCACAGGGGAGCTCAGTTTCTTAACATGTTTAATGAATTTTGCTGGTTCCATGG tgAGAGTTTTTACAAGCATCCAGGAAAGAGCACCAAGAAGTG TTCTTTTGGGTGCTGTAATTGGTATTACTACCACTGTTACCATCCTGATTCAGATGATCATGTACCAAAAGCCTCAGGCCAagccagagaagaaaataaagtag
- the LOC122299206 gene encoding uncharacterized protein LOC122299206, which yields MESGLPMLNCLLQQTLRSLCSCSDSSISSKWVYAVFWRILPRNFPPPKWEYGDSALDRSKGNKRNWILVWEDGFCDFFECERNGSGYIKGRFGADVFFKMSHEVYNFGEGLIGKVAADNSHRWVFRDAPSDGDPSFISSWNVTIEPQPRAWEFQFNSGIQTIAIISVREGIVQLGSFDKVVEDLNLVISIQRKFGYLQSIPGVFAIQRPYLPIQHPYVLKPNAPMIENHETTLSLYDKCQLTGVKRLFDEKPDYSPLKSINLGWNTPQNGVAGAPNIWSIPPLSPNMSYSLGALLAKLPSVPSFNAVEAPETALLNDINSRSDGIQMPIIKQESSCHMDGGQEEKVPISMNQNSELGNGLAVELGFRHQGKEKVPLNPN from the exons ATGGAGAGTGGACTTCCTATGCTCAACTGTCTCTTGCAGCAAACGCTTAGAAGTCTATgttcatgttcagattcttccaTTTCCTCAAAATGGGTGTACGCTGTTTTCTGGCGGATATTGCCTCGGAATTTCCCCCCACCTAA GTGGGAATATGGAGATAGTGCTCTTGATCGCTCCAAAGGAAACAAAAGGAATTG GATTCTTGTGTGGGAAGATGGGTTTTGTGATTTCTTTGAATGTGAGAGAAATGGGAGTGGTTACATAAAGGGGAGGTTTGGGGCAGATGTCTTCTTCAAAATGTCTCATGAAGTGTACAATTTTGGAGAGGG ATTAATAGGGAAAGTTGCAGCAGATAATAGTCACAGATGGGTGTTTAGAGATGCTCCAAGTGATGGTGATCCAAGTTTTATCTCCTCCTGGAATGTAACCATTGAGCCT CAACCCAGAGCATGGGAGTTTCAGTTCAATTCAGGCATTCAG aCAATTGCCATCATTTCTGTCAGAGAAGGCATAGTTCAACTGGGTTCATTTGATAAG GTTGTGGAAGATCTCAATTTGGTGATCAGCATACAGAGGAAGTTCGGGTATCTCCAAAGCATTCCGGGTGTCTTCGCCATCCAAAGACCATACCTTCCTATCCAACATCCATACGTCCTCAAACCCAATGCCCCAATGATAGAAAACCATGAAACAACTCTCTCCTTGTACGACAAATGCCAATTAACAGGAGTGAAGAGACTGTTCGACGAAAAACCTGACTATTCTCCCCTAAAATCGATCAACTTGGGCTGGAACACTCCACAAAATGGCGTTGCAGGAGCACCCAACATTTGGTCAATTCCACCTCTTTCCCCTAACATGTCTTACAGCCTCGGAGCATTGCTAGCAAAGCTACCTTCAGTTCCATCATTCAACGCTGTCGAAGCTCCAGAAACAGCTCTGCTCAACGACATCAACAGCAGAAGTGATGGAATTCAGATGCCCATCATAAAACAGGAGTCCTCCTGTCATATGGATGGTGGTCAAGAAGAAAAAGTACCCATTTCCATGAACCAGAACTCAGAGCTAGGAAATGGATTAGCAGTGGAGTTGGGATTTAGACATCAAGGGAAGGAGAAAGTACCTTTAAATCCCAATTAA
- the LOC122299205 gene encoding low-temperature-induced cysteine proteinase-like, translated as MGFCRSPSTMAIFLLMMIFTLSTALDMSIIAYDKNHGPRSSPRTDGEVMTIYEAWLAKHGKAYNAIGEKDKRFEIFKDNLRFIDEHNAAEKNRTYKLGLNRFADLTNEEYRATYLGTKSGSERRLSRSRSDRYEPRVGDKLPQSVDWRKDGAVVGVKDQGSCGSCWAFSTIAAVEGINQIVTGDLISLSEQELVDCDTTDNQGCNGGLMDSAFEFIINNGGIDTEEDYPYHAADGRCDTHRKNAKVVSIDDYEDVPANNEKALQKAVANQPVSVAIEAGGREFQLYESGVFTGKCGTALDHGVTAVGYGTENGVNYWIVKNSWGGNWGEAGYIKMERNLVGTASGKCGIAMMASYPIKKGQNPPNPGPSPPSPIKPPTVCNGYFSCPESNTCCCVYEYANYCLAWGCCPLEAATCCDDHYSCCPHDYPICNLNAGTCLMSKDNPLGVKALRRTPAKPHWAFGSDGKRSSV; from the exons atGGGTTTCTGTAGATCACCATCAACCATGGCGATCTTCCTCTTAATGATGATATTCACGCTGTCGACTGCCTTGGACATGTCGATCATCGCATACGACAAGAATCACGGCCCCCGGTCGAGTCCGAGGACCGACGGCGAAGTGATGACGATATACGAGGCGTGGCTCGCGAAGCACGGCAAGGCTTACAACGCCATCGGAGAGAAGGATAAGAGGTTCgagatcttcaaggacaatctCCGGTTCATCGACGAGCACAACGCTGCAGAGAAGAACCGGACCTACAAGCTCGGCTTGAACCGGTTCGCCGATCTGACTAACGAGGAGTACCGGGCCACCTACTTGGGAACGAAGTCCGGTTCTGAGAGGAGGCTTTCGAGGTCGAGGAGTGACCGATACGAGCCTCGTGTCGGCGATAAGTTGCCCCAGTCCGTTGATTGGAGGAAAGATGGTGCCGTTGTTGGCGTCAAAGACCAAGGAAGTTGTG GGAGTTGCTGGGCATTCTCCACGATCGCTGCTGTGGAAGGGATAAACCAGATAGTGACAGGGGATCTGATCTCACTATCGGAGCAGGAACTGGTGGACTGTGATACAACTGATAATCAAGGATGCAATGGGGGTCTAATGGACTCTGCTTTTGAGTTCATCATCAACAATGGTGGCATTGACACTGAAGAAGATTATCCTTATCATGCTGCTGATGGAAGATGCGACACTCACCGG AAAAATGCCAAGGTTGTTTCAATTGACGATTATGAAGATGTTCCTGCAAACAATGAGAAAGCACTACAAAAGGCAGTTGCTAATCAGCCTGTGAGTGTTGCCATCGAAGCAGGGGGCAGGGAGTTCCAGCTTTATGAGTCG GGTGTCTTCACTGGAAAATGTGGGACGGCACTGGACCATGGGGTTACTGCTGTTGGGTATGGCACAGAAAATGGTGTTAATTACTGGATTGTGAAAAATTCATGGGGTGGAAACTGGGGAGAGGCAGGCTATATCAAGATGGAGCGCAATCTGGTGGGCACAGCATCTGGCAAATGTGGTATTGCAATGATGGCCTCTTACCCTATCAAGAAAGGCCAAAATCCCCCCAACCCTGGCCCATCTCCACCATCACCAATAAAGCCCCCGACTGTCTGTAACGGCTATTTCTCCTGTCCTGAGAGCAACACCTGCTGCTGTGTTTATGAGTATGCAAACTATTGTTTGGCATGGGGATGCTGCCCACTCGAGGCTGCCACCTGCTGTGATGACCATTACAGTTGCTGCCCGCATGACTATCCCATCTGTAACCTCAATGCAGGGACCTGCTTGATG AGCAAGGACAACCCATTGGGAGTGAAAGCACTGAGGCGCACTCCTGCTAAACCTCATTGGGCCTTTGGAAGTGATGGCAAGAGGAGCAGTGTTTAA